CTTAAGTTATCAAAATCAAAGAAATTTCTAATTGCTTGTAAAACCTTATTATAATCTTCTGATGGTCTTACTTCGACTTCAATAGTTATCTTAGTCATAATATCCGTTTAATTAATTCTTCAGCCTTACTCTTAAATTCCTCTATTGTCGAATCATTAGTTAAAACGTAATCTGCCAATGCAATTACGTTTCCTATTCCCATCTCTAACTCTTCCCAATCTCTTTTTATTAATCCTTCCATTGTTAAAATGTCGTCTTTTCTAGCTCTTTTAAGAAGTCTCTCATACCTTAACTTTGGAGGAGAATGAATTGCAACAATTATTACTTCTCCAACTTTTTTGAATTCTTCAATTTCTTCCCAATTCCTTATTCCATCAAAGGCCACAATATTACTTCCTTTTTCAATCTTTTCAACACAAAGTTTAGCTACAACACCTTTGCCATAAAGTTGTCTCATCCTTTTAGCAAAATCCATTAGCCTCTCTCCACTCTTAGCCTCTTTCTCATATTTTTCTCTCAAAACATCACTCATAGTGATTACTTTAATACCTTTCTCTGAAAGCAATCTTGCAAATTCCCCCTTTCCTGAGCCCGGCATTCCAGTAATGGCAATTATTTTAATTAGTGACCACCAATTATCTCAATAATGGGGATATAAAAGTTGATTAGACTGTTTACAGCTATAGACATACCACAATTCCCTAAAATTCTCGAATTTATGGATGCTGTAAAAAGAAGCGGAGCAGACGTAAAGCTTGTTGAACCTTATAATATTCACATTACCCTTGTATTTATTGGGGAAATTCCAGAGAACAAATTGCAATTAGTTAAAGATTCTGTTTCGCATATTAATTTTCATTCTTTTAAGATCAAACTTAAAGGTACTGGGGCGTTCCCAAACTTATCCAGACCAAGAGTTGTTTGGATAGGTATAGAAGAAGGATTACAAGAGCTTAGAAGCATAAGAGGTATGTTAATGAAAGAGCTTTTAGGTAAAGGCATAAGACCAGATGATGAAAAGGAATTTAGCCCGCATTTAACAATTGGAAGAGTAAAAGGACCCTCTAATATAATGAATTTAATTAACGTTATTAATGAGTATCAAAATGTTGATTTTGGAGAAATGACTGTAAATAAAATAATTTTATTTAAGAGCACTCTAACACCGAAAGGTCCTATTTATGACTCTCTTTTAGAAGTGACCCTAAATGAATTTGGAGGAGGAAGTACTTCAGAAGATAAAGCCAAGCAAAGAGGATGAAGAGAATCTAAGAAATAAGGCACAAATAATTTTAGATAGATTAAAGGATTTTCACGCAGAAATTGAAGGTTCATTTAGGAAAGGAACATGGCTCAAAGGAGATACAGATATTGATATCTTTGTATTTTTTCCAAAAGAAGTAGGAAAAGAATATTTGAGAGAAAAAGCGTTAAAAGAACTTATCGAAAGAGTTAAAGATTTTAATTATACTATTGCATATGCTGAACATCCATATCTTATAGTTTACGTAGATAATATAGAAATTGATATAGTACCTGCTTTAAAGATAGAAAAAGGAGAGGATGCAATAACTGCCGCTGATAGGACTCCATTTCATTCAAGCTACGTTGTTTCACATTTAGATGAGAAAGGAAAAGACGAAGTGAGATTATTAAAGAGATTCTTAAAGGGAATTGGGGTTTATGGTGCCGAAATAAAAGTTAAAGGATTTTCTGGTTATGTCGCAGAACTTTTGATTATTTATTACGGTTCTTTCAAAGAAGTTTTAAAAAATGCCTCTAAGTGGAGACCACCAGTAACAATTAAGTTAGTAGAACCTAAAAGAGAATTTAATGAACCATTGATTATTCCAGATCCAGTTGATCCAAAAAGAAATGCATCCTCAGCAGTTTCTCTTAAAAGTCTAGCTACTTTCTCTTTAGCTTCAAAAGTTTACCTTGAAAGACCGTCAATGGAATTTTTCTATCCTTCAAAGAAAAATAAAGAACAAATTAAGGGGGACGTCTTACTAGTTAAAATAGAAATTAAAGAAAATACTATTGAGGATATTGTCTGGGGACAAGTATGGAGAAATGTCGAAAAGTTAAGAAAGTTAATTTCTCAGAATGGTTACAAAATAATAGACATATCAGCATGGGGAGATTCGCAGAACATAACTATAGGAATTCAATTAGAGAATAAAGATATTGGAGAGTATTATTTAAATATTGGACCTTATTTTTACCTCAAAAATGTTGAAGAGTTCATAAGTAAAAATGAAAACGTATGGGTAGGAGAAGATGGTAGGTTGTATTCTATAAAAAGGAGAAGATATACGATTGAAGAGATTATAGAAAGAAATTTATTCTTTAAGCAAAAGTTTAGTTATGAGTTACAATGGTTAACTGAGGAAGTTGATGACCCTTGGATAAACTCATTCTTGAGAAAAACGCCAAGCTGGTTAAAGTAAAAGATTTTATTTTCCCTAAATATGACGAAAGCATAGAAAAGGAGTTAATTGAAAACGGTATAAACGAACTTTACTCTTTTGGTCCACTGCAATTAGGAAAAATAAATGTGATTGGTAAAGGAAAAACTGGGGTAATTGCTTTACTCGATGAAAATAGAGTAATAAAAATTAGGAGGAGTGATGCTCCTAAAGAAACTCTGGAAATTGAAGCTAAAATACAAATTAGTGCCTACCCAGTAGCTCCTAAGGTTTATGCTTATGGTAAAAATTTCATTATAATGGATTACATTAAAGGGAGAAATTTAAATAGAAATGAGAAGATAGAAGTTATAACTGAACTACTAAGAAAAGCAAAAATGCTTGAAGATAAAGGAATCGAGCATAAAGAACTAGTTAGACCATATAAAAATGTGATAGTCTCTAACGAGAATAAAGTGTTCATTATTGATTATGATTCAGCAAGTTATAAGGAAGATCCCTTGAACGTAACTTCTATTTTAAGTTGGTTAAACTTGCCTTTGCTTGCAATTATGTATAAAAGATTTAGGAACATTGATGATATAATTGAATTAATCAAAATGAGAGAATAATTTTAAAAATTATTACCTTAATAATACGAATACTTTCGGCTAACTCTCTCTAACTCACTTATGACCAATTTGTATAAAGGTTCTAATGATAAGAACGACGTAATATAAGGTATATGGAATATATTAATAGGTGTCATAGTCTGATAATGGTGATTTACAATTCCAATAAAATACGTTTGTAGAAAATGTGGATATGTTTTGTACAAGTTCGATAAGGTAGGACAAGATTTTTATGGTGTAAGAACACCATCTGAAATAAAGACTATCTTTGGAGGAAAATGTCCTAGATGTGGTCACGAGCTTTCAACACCTACCTTAGAAGATATTAAAATAAAAGTAAAAGCTAAAATTACTCCAGTAATTGAATAGTTTTTAGTAAATTTAACTGAAAGATAAATATATTTTAGCTAAGGTCTTTATTTCAATTGCTCTTATTTTTTATGTTATATATCTAGGTCTCCTCTATATACATAAAAATTAATTCTAGGTATTTTATCATGAACTCTCTATTATAAATAAAACTCTAGTTAAATTATCCTTGAAGTTACTATTTATTCTTAAATATAGTAAATACACTCTATTAACTACTGAAAAACTATTTAATGCACGTAAAGCTAGAACACTACGTTCAGAATACTACATTCTACATAAAATATACACCAACAAAAAATTCAAATACTACATTATTGATATAACCATACACAGGGGCCGTCGTCTAGCCTGGACTAGGATGCAGGCCTGGGGATGAATCCCCAACCACCAGTTCGCCTGTGGTCCCGGGTTCAAATCCCGGCGGCCCCATAATTTTTACTTTATAAAATAATGTAAAAATAGATAAAAATAAAAAATTACCAATACTTATCGTTTCTTTCTTTAACTATAACTAAAATCATTAACAATGCTAAAACGAAAACCACAACAACTATAATAGCTGACTTTAAATCAGTGCTCGTACTTTGTTGAGGAACATCTGTGTTTTCTGCGTTACCAACAGTAACTTGTGGTACTGTAACTAAAATTTCTGTAGAATTTATAATAACTATATGATTCGTTACATCCGATATTATATAAGGTGCAGACATATAGTAATTATTTGCCGCATAAACTTCAATTTCATTTTTGCCTAAGGACAAATTAAAAGCGTAATTTAAGGCAGACGTATTTGCAATTAATTTTCCATTATCATAAATTAGATAATATTCAGCTCCTATACTTTTTGTCCAATTAAGATATATGGTAGTTAGTGAGATTGCCCAAGTGACGTTTGGAGGAAGAGGTGGTATATAGTAAATTAACGTAAATGAATATTTAGTTACACCAGCTAGATTAATTGCTTCTAATGATACATTATATATTCCAAATGGAGCTTTTACAAAGTATGAGGTATTAGTTGTAGTAACATTTACTAATACCTTATTTTGATGAGAAACAATTAGCTTATAAGTGGCATTAAATGTAGAGTTCCAACTTAACAAAAAGCCGGTTATTTCTTTAGTAATAGTCACTGTCAAATTAGTCTTCGCAACGGCTACGAAAGATGTAGTTGCAATGCTACTATTCCCGAATTTATTATAAGCGATTATACCAATTGTGTATAATTCTCCCGCAGTTAAGTTAGTTAATACATATGAAGTAACATTACCTAAATTCATACCTTTTCCGTTTACAAAGAGATAATACCCTTCAATAGGGAATCCTCCATTAAAGGTGTCTATCCAACTTAATGTCGCATTCTTATTACCAATTTTTACTTTTATAAATGGCGGATTTGGTACTGAGTATGGGGTAGCTGAAACAACCTCTGATGGAGTTCCTTTGCCTATTGAATTATAGGGAGTTATTTGAATATAGTAAGTTTCGCCATCTTGCAAACCTTTCAAAGTATACGACGTTACATTACCAACGTTTATAGTTACTTTATTTGTATAATTAGACCAATATGTCAAGTAGTAACCACTAGCATTTATATCGTACCACTTAACTGTTATAGTTTCATTTCCACTAATTACAGAAACAATCTGAGGTTTAGGTGGTGGCAAATATATTGAAACTGCTTGCATTGCATTAGTCTGCAGACCACTTTGACCATATCCTCCTAAAATTATTAGAGTGTTCCCTATTTCAACACTTGCACTAAACATTGTTGCTTGTTCTTCCATAATCCCTGCATTTCTCCATGTTCCATTATAGTAGAATAGAATCTCTCCCTGTTGTGGAAGTCCATTTACGTCGTATAATCCTCCAACTAGAAATAAATAATTCTCATAATAACCTAGTGCTCCACCAACTAATGTTCCAGGTAAAGGAGATAGACTACTCCAAGAATTATTCTCTGGATAATAAATATAAGCTAGATCTGATGCTTCTCCAACTGCAACATATCCCCCAACTACAAATAAGGCTGAACCATTAAAATAATAGGCTGAATACCCTAGTGGTTTTGGTGCATTACCTATTATTTCCCAAGTATTTGTCTTTATATCGTAAACCTGAATATAGGTTACTGGAGGAGAAGGAATAATTCCATTACTATCGTAACCACCTATTACATAAATCTTGTTATTATAAGAGAAAACAATTGCACCATATACTGGATAAGGCATTGAATTAGTTATAATTTTCCAGCCATTTCCTGTAAATTCAAGAATGCCACCAAAAATAGATGAGGAATTCTCGCCCCCTACTACATATAAGTTACCATCACAGACTACTGCCCCCGCTGACATCAAAGGAAACGGCAAACTTGGACCTAAATACCAACTTCCATTAGAATAAACATACACGCTACTTACAACAGAACCCGCAATATCAAGCCCTCCTATAAGATAAATTTTACCATCATAAAAAGCAGCTGCTGAATAAGCTAAGGAGTCTGGTATTGCTTGATATATAGAAGATTTAAATTCTATGTTGGCCATACTTAGTGTCGAAAATACTAATAATACAAAAACCAAAGCCAGGAAGGTATTCCGTTTCATGATTTATTAATCTGTCGAATAATACTTTATAAATCCTATCAGATATACTAATAGATTAACTAAAGTATTTTGAAACAATCCAGTAAGTAAAGTCTTGCATAATCATAGATAATTTAAGGAAGTAGGGTTCTATTTTCAATTTTGAGGGTACATAAATTTCTCTTTTTCCACTCTTTATAGCTTTTATTACAGCATTTGCTACCTTCTCCGGTTCAACAGCATATTTACTGAATTTGTCTTCAGAGTTCTTAAAAGATGGATGAGACGTAAAATTAGTCTTTACTGGACCAGGATAAATCCCACTGACTTTAACATTATATTTTCTAGCTTCAGCCCACAAAGCGTTAGTAAAATGAGCTAAAGCTGCCTTAGCAGCAGAATATACAATTAACTTAGGAGTAGCAACATACGCCGCTTCTGAAATAATATTTATTATATTACCTTCTCTTTGTCTAACCATAATTGGATAAACTGCTTTTATAAAATAAAGTGGTGCATTAAACAACGTCTTTATCATGTAATCTTCTTCGTCAATTGAAGTATCTAGAAAGGAACCATAAATTCCAAAACCAGCATTATTGACTAAAACATCTATTCTGCCAAATTTATTAACAATTTCCTTAACTATTCTAAAGTCGTTCTCTTTATCAGTTACATCAGTTTCATAGATTATATCTCCAACTTCAGATTTAGTTCTAGAAATTGCTATAACATTATATCCTTCATTTTTTAACCTTACCGCAATAGCTTTGCCAATTCCTTTTGAAGCACCAGTAACAATAGCAATTTTCATATTTTTTCCTTAGATTAAGTAATGATAAACTTTTGCCAAATTTAACTTATAAATGCTTTCATAAAGTTCCTCTCAACAATTTTGTTTACTTCATCTTCTTTAACGTTTTTTAGTCTAGAGATTTCCGAAATTGCTTCCGGTATATAAATTGGTTCTAACATTCTTCCTTTATATTCATATCCACCATCACTTTCAGTTAGAATAATATCTAATGGAGCCTTAACAACTATATTTTGATGTTTTTTCTGAAAAGTCACTGAAGGATTTACTGTTATAAAATATCCTGCTCCTTCTATGTCTTTTAATAATTGTTCTGGCCCAGTATACCAATGAAAAATAGCTTTTTTCACATTATATTTTTGTAAAATGTTAAAGGCATCCTCCCATGCATCTAATGCATGAACGTTGATTAATTTATTTTGTAGCGAAGCTAATTCAGCAAAGGTCTCAAAATATTTTACTTGAAGCTCTTTACTTGCTTTTGCATATCTATAATCTAAACCAACCTCTCCAATAAAGTCAGCTTTCTTTACTAAATCAACAACTTTATCTAAGTTTTCTTCATGTACTTTCCAGGGATGTATACCTACACCAACAAGAACGTTCTCAGCCTTTAAAAGAAGTGTGTCTATAGAAGAGGAGTAATCCATCGAGACAGCTGCAATAAAAAAATTATTATACTTTTTCTTTAAATATGAATAATGACAATGAGCATCATAATACATATAAAAATGGGGTAAAAGAAAAAATTAATATATTTCGCTTAGGTTTATGTTAACTTCTCCAGTGAAGTTGTAAAACTGTAGCTCTAATTCTCCCCCAGCAAGAAGGAACTTATGAAGTGTTAAACCTCTGTATTCTCCTAAGAACGTATTATTATCATAAATTTTTACACAAAATGGAACATGAGAGGATATAGTAATAGATACATTTCCATATGTTGGAAGACTTATAGGATAATTATATATACCAGATGTATTAGAATATATTGTTAACTCTGTAGAATAATTGTAATAATGTATAATTTTTTCCATAGGTCGAGAAGATGTAGTTATTACTGCATTCGTAGAAGGATGGACACCAAAATTACCTATATAATATTCGTATCCTATTACAGCTATTAGAACTAATACAGCTATTATCAATATCTTACCTATCATATTTTTTAACTCCTAATATTAGGCTTTATAAAAGGGAGAACTAGCTATTACGGATTGTTAAATTTAGAGAGCAAGGTTCATTTAACTTTCGAAGCACCAGATTTCCATGTAGCCAAAGTTAGGAAAACTATTGATAACGAGAAATATCCTAATATTAATCCCCATTTACCGGCAGAAGTGATACCATAAAGATCGACTAACTCACCCATAATTATGCTACCTATACCCCCAATTATACTACCTAAATTGTATGTTAAACCTGTAAGCACTCCCCTTACTTCCATAGGAACTGATTCAACAATTAGTAAAGGTGCCAAAGGCCAAAACCCAGTAGCAATGGTATATAACATTAAACCAAATG
The nucleotide sequence above comes from Sulfurisphaera javensis. Encoded proteins:
- a CDS encoding SDR family NAD(P)-dependent oxidoreductase, with the protein product MKIAIVTGASKGIGKAIAVRLKNEGYNVIAISRTKSEVGDIIYETDVTDKENDFRIVKEIVNKFGRIDVLVNNAGFGIYGSFLDTSIDEEDYMIKTLFNAPLYFIKAVYPIMVRQREGNIINIISEAAYVATPKLIVYSAAKAALAHFTNALWAEARKYNVKVSGIYPGPVKTNFTSHPSFKNSEDKFSKYAVEPEKVANAVIKAIKSGKREIYVPSKLKIEPYFLKLSMIMQDFTYWIVSKYFS
- a CDS encoding nucleoside monophosphate kinase encodes the protein MKIIAITGMPGSGKGEFARLLSEKGIKVITMSDVLREKYEKEAKSGERLMDFAKRMRQLYGKGVVAKLCVEKIEKGSNIVAFDGIRNWEEIEEFKKVGEVIIVAIHSPPKLRYERLLKRARKDDILTMEGLIKRDWEELEMGIGNVIALADYVLTNDSTIEEFKSKAEELIKRIL
- a CDS encoding serine/threonine protein kinase translates to MVKVKDFIFPKYDESIEKELIENGINELYSFGPLQLGKINVIGKGKTGVIALLDENRVIKIRRSDAPKETLEIEAKIQISAYPVAPKVYAYGKNFIIMDYIKGRNLNRNEKIEVITELLRKAKMLEDKGIEHKELVRPYKNVIVSNENKVFIIDYDSASYKEDPLNVTSILSWLNLPLLAIMYKRFRNIDDIIELIKMRE
- a CDS encoding TatD family hydrolase, with amino-acid sequence MYYDAHCHYSYLKKKYNNFFIAAVSMDYSSSIDTLLLKAENVLVGVGIHPWKVHEENLDKVVDLVKKADFIGEVGLDYRYAKASKELQVKYFETFAELASLQNKLINVHALDAWEDAFNILQKYNVKKAIFHWYTGPEQLLKDIEGAGYFITVNPSVTFQKKHQNIVVKAPLDIILTESDGGYEYKGRMLEPIYIPEAISEISRLKNVKEDEVNKIVERNFMKAFIS
- the thpR gene encoding RNA 2',3'-cyclic phosphodiesterase, whose amino-acid sequence is MRLFTAIDIPQFPKILEFMDAVKRSGADVKLVEPYNIHITLVFIGEIPENKLQLVKDSVSHINFHSFKIKLKGTGAFPNLSRPRVVWIGIEEGLQELRSIRGMLMKELLGKGIRPDDEKEFSPHLTIGRVKGPSNIMNLINVINEYQNVDFGEMTVNKIILFKSTLTPKGPIYDSLLEVTLNEFGGGSTSEDKAKQRG
- the cca gene encoding CCA tRNA nucleotidyltransferase → MNLEEEVLQKIKPSKEDEENLRNKAQIILDRLKDFHAEIEGSFRKGTWLKGDTDIDIFVFFPKEVGKEYLREKALKELIERVKDFNYTIAYAEHPYLIVYVDNIEIDIVPALKIEKGEDAITAADRTPFHSSYVVSHLDEKGKDEVRLLKRFLKGIGVYGAEIKVKGFSGYVAELLIIYYGSFKEVLKNASKWRPPVTIKLVEPKREFNEPLIIPDPVDPKRNASSAVSLKSLATFSLASKVYLERPSMEFFYPSKKNKEQIKGDVLLVKIEIKENTIEDIVWGQVWRNVEKLRKLISQNGYKIIDISAWGDSQNITIGIQLENKDIGEYYLNIGPYFYLKNVEEFISKNENVWVGEDGRLYSIKRRRYTIEEIIERNLFFKQKFSYELQWLTEEVDDPWINSFLRKTPSWLK
- a CDS encoding kelch repeat-containing protein, which codes for MANIEFKSSIYQAIPDSLAYSAAAFYDGKIYLIGGLDIAGSVVSSVYVYSNGSWYLGPSLPFPLMSAGAVVCDGNLYVVGGENSSSIFGGILEFTGNGWKIITNSMPYPVYGAIVFSYNNKIYVIGGYDSNGIIPSPPVTYIQVYDIKTNTWEIIGNAPKPLGYSAYYFNGSALFVVGGYVAVGEASDLAYIYYPENNSWSSLSPLPGTLVGGALGYYENYLFLVGGLYDVNGLPQQGEILFYYNGTWRNAGIMEEQATMFSASVEIGNTLIILGGYGQSGLQTNAMQAVSIYLPPPKPQIVSVISGNETITVKWYDINASGYYLTYWSNYTNKVTINVGNVTSYTLKGLQDGETYYIQITPYNSIGKGTPSEVVSATPYSVPNPPFIKVKIGNKNATLSWIDTFNGGFPIEGYYLFVNGKGMNLGNVTSYVLTNLTAGELYTIGIIAYNKFGNSSIATTSFVAVAKTNLTVTITKEITGFLLSWNSTFNATYKLIVSHQNKVLVNVTTTNTSYFVKAPFGIYNVSLEAINLAGVTKYSFTLIYYIPPLPPNVTWAISLTTIYLNWTKSIGAEYYLIYDNGKLIANTSALNYAFNLSLGKNEIEVYAANNYYMSAPYIISDVTNHIVIINSTEILVTVPQVTVGNAENTDVPQQSTSTDLKSAIIVVVVFVLALLMILVIVKERNDKYW